In Spirochaeta isovalerica, the genomic window CTTCAGCTTGGCCAGTGCTTCGTTCAGCTGGGTGTGAAAAGCATCCAGCTCGTGTTTGATTCCATAGCTGCTCCTGTTTTTATCGGTAGAAAAAATAAAATTGAGCAGTTCCCTCGCTTCCAGTATGTTGTCATCGATCTGAGTCTCGATTCTGGGTAGGTTCCGGGATATATTCGTGAGAACCCGGGAGTATTCGCCGGTGTATTTATTGAGGTTTGAGATAAAATCCTGTAGTTTTCCTGTTTCCCTGATGCTGTTTTTCAGTGCTCTGCTCCAAAATCCCGTTTATTTTATCATGTCCATAATTTCTGAAAGGATTTTCTCATCGATGATTTCCTGGATATACCGCTCGGTCTGAGGGGACACTTTTTTGAATGACACAGCCATTCCTCTGGAGGCGGCCCCGTCGCCCTTATTGATTCTGACGATTGAACCTTCGGCCAGAAAGTCGAAATTCCTGAAATGAAAGAGGATGGAAATTCCGTCTCCCGCTTGCAGCCCTTCAAGTTTTTCGCTTCTGAGAAAGCAGCCGCCGGAAGAAATGGACGTGACCATAACGCGCTCCTTTTTTCTATCCGAAGGGGAAGATTCCCAGTACTCTCCATGAAGAGGCCATTGAATCCTGTTGGTGGAACGGACTTTCTTATCGGTCGCCCTCAAGTGGGATGCCGCTTCCTCCATGTTCGAGGCGATAAAAACGGTTCCCCCCTGAAGGAGCGGTTCAAAGACACCGAAATCCGCTTTGTAGAGAATGATTGTGATAATGGCATTGAGATATTGGATGTGCCGGATTATGGCTTTTACATCGACTATTGTCAGAGAAGAACAGTTGATTATGTAGGAATCCACATCGCTGTGCTCGATGTGGTACAGATAGGCCTCTTTCTGGTCCGCTGCGTTATATATTTCTCTGTCCTTGTGCAGGGTATCCGGTGCGGGATCGCTGTCTTTCCAGTTCAATACAATGGTTCGATTCATTATCATTATCCTCCACTTCTATAATTATGAAGAACGCCGGAGGGGTTTTGCAAATTCCCCGGGATTAAAAACTGATTTTATCGATTGTGATTATATCCCTCTTCTTTTTTTCCTGTATGGCGGTGACCTCATTCCCCTTTTTGTTGCGGATGATTTCACTGAGAAAATCATCGGCGATTTTAAGACCTCTTCCATGGGTGTACTCATGCTCCACATCTCGGTCCATGATCTCCTGAATATTGGTTACGGGATCGATTATATCCTCCCTCTTGAAGCCTTCTCCCCTGTCAGCCAGGGTAACCACGATCGAGCCGCAGTCGATGGCACCCCTGACCATGACTTGCAGGCTGCTGTCGGAGCGGTTTCCATGGACGAAAGCATTAATAGCCAGTTCCGTTATGGCAATGGCTGTTTTTTCCGTCTCATCGATTCCGAAATCATAATTGTGCATCAGCTTCTTCATTGCCGTCAGGTGTCTGTCCCATTCATCTATATGGTGAAAGGAAAAATTAAACCGTTTCGGCTGACGGTATTCCAGTTGTATGAGCGTCGTATCATCGTCCAGGGGATAGCTGCCGTTGAGCTTTTCCAGCTCCCGGATCAGGGAATAGAAGTAACGGGAGCTGTTGCCCCGGCTCTTTTCCAGAAGGCTTTCGAAAATGGCCCGGCTGTTTCTTCTTCCCCGGCTGTCTTTCATTTCCACAACGGCATCGGAATAGATCAGCAGCCGGTCCTCCGATAGAAGCTCCATTTCGTTCATCCCGTAAACAGGGTCGGCAAAATAGGATATGTGCATTCCCTGAACCGGATCGAGGCGGACCGCGCGGCCGTCGCGGATCAGATAAGGCAGTTCCCCGTTGGCGTTTGAATACCGGAGAATGCCTTTAGTCAGATCTATCAGCAGTACGGTCATGGTGGGAAACTGGTCCTCATCGGCCATATCCATGAAGGAACGGCTGATTGACTTGAGAAAAAGGTCTGTCCGCCCGGATCGGAAAAGCTGCTCGATATGATGATCTGTCACACTCGAGAGGAGAGAGGCATCCAGCGATGCCTTCAGGCCGTGATCCGTACAGTCTCCCATGACGATAATTAATTTATCCTCGGAAATTCCCCGCAGAATTTTAAAGAAATCTCCGCCCAGTTTTTCACAGGGCATAAAAAGCCCCTGTATGTTGAAATTTCTGATAACGGGAATGGAACGCTGAATATAGTTCTGCTGAAGAACAAGGGCTTTTCTGAGCATTTCTTTCTGAGCAGCCAGATCGCTGTTTATCTTCTTTTCATTCTCTTTCCGCAGGGTTATATCGGTGATGTTCCAGATAATGCCGATGGGATAGCCCTCTTTGTCATTGAAAGCTGATGCCCGAAGAAAAGCCGGCAGGATTTTTCCCCCTTTGGTTTTCAGGAAACTTTCCTGCAGAAACGATCCGCCGTTCAAAGTTGTTTTCAGGCAGGATGTATAATCTTCCGGACGGGAGAAAATTTTCTCTTCAGGAGTTATCATAAGGTCTCCGACGGAATAGCCCAGAAGGGATGTGAATGTTTGATTTATGAAGTAGAACATTCCGCTTGTCGTCGAGATGGCGACGCCGTCGCTCGAGGAGTTAACCGCCGCTTTAATAAGTAACAGCTGTTCATTGGATTCAACAAGCTGCCTTCGGGTAATTTCCGCATCTTCCGCCAGGCTTAATGCTATTCTCTTCTCTTCCCGTAAAGTCAGTTGCCCTGTGAAGCTTTGATCGGGCTTCCGGTCCAGGTCATACTTGGCGCTCTTTCCCGATTGGCTCAGCAGCTGATTGACTTCCTCCTTGATTTCCAGGATCCTCGCTTCCCTTCCGTTCATAAGGTTTACCGCTCTCTCCATATCCGAAAGAGCGGTTATCAGGTTTTCTTCCGAGTGATTATTCAGTATTACCTGGGAAGTGATAGAGGCCAGTGACTCCAGATAAGCGGTTTTTTCGCTGTCGAGATCTCCGGGAGAGCTCAGAACCAGGGCTCCGATGGCATTTCCGTCTGATCCTTTCAATTGAAAACCCGTCAGACTTGCCTCATCATCGGCTTTTAAAGGTCCCGCATTTTCCGATGCCATTACTTTTTCGATAAAAGAAAGGGAAATCGCTCCGAAGCTGTCTTCCCCGGTTTTCCCGGAAAAAGCTGCCCTGTGAAGAGACAGGGGCTTTTCCGGACTTGCCTCACTACCCAGAAAGTAGCCTTTTACCCATAACTCCGCCGTGTCAGTAGACGTGGCGAGGCGGACAGTTTTGCAAATCAGTTCAGATTTTTCCTGCAGGGGCGCCGGTTTCAGAAGCCGCATCTGCAGGCTGTTTCTCAGAAGGTTTCTTTTCTCTCTTTCTTTATCCTGGCTGATATCCAGGTGGATGCAGAGAAGGCGCGATGAACCCGAGCCGTCAATCCGGGTGACTTTCTCGCCTCTGGCTCTGATCCACATATAACGCCCCGATTTACGGCGGAACATAAAACTGCAGTTATAGGAGTCTGTTTTTCCGGAAACGAAAGCATCCAGTTCGCCGGCGGTGCCTTCCCGGTCGTCTTCATGAACCAGTGTGAGCCATGAATCAAAATCGGCGGGAAAGTCTCCATCTCCGTATCCTGCCATGCGGTAGAAATGTTCATCAAAATAGAGCTCTTTTGTTTCTCTGTTGTATTCCCATATTCCCTGACGGCCTATAGTCATGGCCCTGTCGAGTCTTTCCTGTTCCCTGTTGATCAGATCGCCGAAGCGTCTGATATCATCGAGTTCAAAAAAAGTTTCGACATAACAGGGAACTCCCCTAAGACTTGTGGGCCGGATGGTCTTTATTATGTCCAGAGCCGAACCGTCAGATCTGACCAGGGAGGAGACACTGGGGGATATTTCCGCGTTACCTTCAAAGGGACAAATCCCTTCATCCGCCGTACAGATAAAACCGAAACACCGGTTTCCCGTCATCTCATCGGGAGTCGAGTCCGCCATGAGAGCCGCGTCTTCGTTGACATATTGTATGAGATGGGTTTCTCTGTCGATTATCACAATGCCGATCTTTATATATTTAAGGAAATCAGCCTGTTCCGATTTTTTCATAGCTTCTTTCTATATTTTAAGAGTCACCATAGCTGATTGCAACATTGTATGGACAGCAACAGCGCTCAGCTATAGTCTATATTTATGGATTACAGGCTTTTTGTAGCGATAGACCTTCCGGACGCGGTGCGGGACGAGCTTTCTGTGCTTTGTCGTCATCTGGAAAGAGTGAGGTGGACTCCGCAGGATCAGTTTCATCTGACGCTCCGCTTTATCGGAAGGGGTGACGGAGCTCTCGTCCGGGATCTTTGTGAACAGCTGAGCTCTCTTGAACCGGATCCTTTTTCTCTTATCCTGGCCGGTACCGGTTATTTCCCTCCAAGGGGGATGCCGAACATACTCTGGGCCGGAGTTCAGCCATCGGATCAGCTGAAAAAGCTTTACCGCCGGGTTGATGAAGCCCTCTTTTATTGCGGCGTCAAGCGGGAGGGGAGAAAATTTGCTCCCCATATCACTCTCGGCCGGCTGACAGGAGAACCTCATGATGCTGTGGGCGAATGGCTGGCCGGTACTGCGTCTTTCCGGTCTTCAAGCTTTGATGTAAGATCATTCCACCTCTATACGAGCCGGCTCACTTCCAGGGGAGCATTGCACACCAAACTTGCCAGTTTTTAATGTATTAATTTTTCCTTTGACGTTATACTGATTTTCTACGTCAATATCAGATTAACGGGATACTGATCCCGGGGAGTTTATATGGATAAGTCTCAGGACGAAATGATAAGCGAAGAAATCGGAAATCTTCTTCGGGAAACTTTTGAGAAAGTGGACGGTTTTTACCTGGATAAAGGGACAAGCCTCTTCGAAACTCTTGATGATCTCTCTTCCGGAGAAGTCTCTGTCTGTCCATCCGGATCCGATTCCTCCATTGCCGGTCATGTCCGGCATATAAGTTTCTTTATGAATACCATTATCGGTTACAATACGGGCGAGATTGACGAACCGACAGACTGGAATCAGAGCTGGACCGTGGAGAAGGTTACGGAAGAGCAATGGGAGGAACTCAAAAAAGAAGTGAGGGAATCCTATGAAACCGTAAAGGCGAATGTCTACGGTATGACCTACTGGAAGAATGTCGACGACTTCGCGGGCATCCTCTGTGTTCTGGCCCATACGGCGTTCCACATGGGCGCCATCTGGAAGATGACTTCGCAGATACGCGCCTGGAAATAGACCTTTATGACCGGAAAGAGAGATTTTCAGTTCAGTAAATTCTGCGCTTACGGTTTTCTCAAGAATCTCCGCTTTTTTGAAGCTTTTCTCATTGTTTTCCTTATAGAGCGGGGCATTTCCTATACGAGCATAGGTGTTCTCTATGCTGTTCGGGAAATCAGCGCCAATCTTCTGGAAATCCCCTCGGGAATCGCCGCCGATGTTCTGGGGAGACGAAAAACGCTTGCCGGATCCTTTCTTCTCTACATGGCATCATTTCTCATCTTTTATCTCTTCAGGAATCCTCTTCTCTTTGCTGTAGCGTTCATTTTTTACGGAGCGGGAGAGGCTTTCCGATCGGGGACGCATAAGGGCATGATAGCCGATTACCTGAAAGGGCGGGGCGAACAGGCGCTGATGTCCGCTTATTACGGCCGGACGCGCTCCTGGTCCCAGCTGGGGCTGGCCCTTTCATCGCTCGCCGCCGGTTTTTTTGTATTTCTTTCCGGGGGATACGATTCGATCTTCCTTTTTTCCACTGTTCCCTACGCCATCAATTTCGTTCTGATTCTCTCCTATCCGGTGAATCTGGATAACCGCGAGGAAAACGCTTCGAAGGGGAAAAGGGAGAAGGTGAAGGAAGTTCTCAGCGAAACAATACATTCCATAACCGATAGAAAAGTCTTCAAACTGATAAATCTGACAGCCCTCCATACGGCCTATCTCAAAGCAGTAAAAGACTATATTCAGCCGGTCCTGGTCGCTCTGGTTCTCACTCTGCCCCTTTTCAAAGAGTACAATACGGACCAGCGTTCGGCACTGCTTATCGGGGTTGTCTATTTTGTCATTTACTTCCTGACATCCATAGCTTCCGCATCGGCGGGAAAAATAAACCCCGGTGCGAATCTGTTTATTCCCGTGGCCACTCTTCTGGGGGGGCTGGCGGCCGGTGCTGCAGGAGGACTTTTTCTCATGGCGGGATACCCGCTGCTGACGGTTTTTTTCTTCCTGATAATCCACCTGACCGAGAACTTGCGGAAGCCTCTTATGACCGGTTACCTCTCTGAGCAGGTCAACAGCTCTATACTCACATCAGTTCTCTCCGTTCAGTCTCAGGTTAAAACAGTCTTGACTGCGCTGATAGCTCTGATTTTCGGTTTCGCCGCAGACAGAAGAGGGGTCGGCGAAGCTCTGCTCTTTGTTTCGGCGGGACTTATTTTATTCTCAGTCCTTCCTCTGTTTCCCAAATTGAGGAAAAAGAGTATCGCGCCATGAGGCAACGGAGATCATCGGTTCCCTTACGACTTCCCCTGTTATTATTTTTTGCGGGTATTTTGTTTACCGAGGGAATCGCAGCTCAACAGATTGATTACCGCGGCGAGATGCGGAGCCTCGTAGAGGAGATAAGCCGATACGGAAAAGAGAGACACCCCGGCTTTGCCGTTATTCCCCAGAACGGCCAGGAGCTCCTCACATCCGATGGCACGGCGGCGGGGCAATTTGTCTCTTCCTATCTCGATGCCATCGACGGAGTGGGGCGGGAGGACCTCTATTACGGATACAGAGCGGATAACAGGAAGACACCGGAATATGATACGGAGTATATGCTCGGATATCTGACGGCTGCCCGGGACCGGGGGCTCTCTGTTCTGGCAGTCGACTACTGCCGCAGCAGAAGTAAAATGGATGATTCCATTGAAAAAAACAGAACCAATGGCTTTCTGGTCTTCGCGGCGGACCGCAGGGAACTTGATCGCATTCCCACCTATCCTTCACGGCCGGTTGACGTGAACAACCGTGAAATTAACGAACTGAAAGACGCGGCCAATTTCCTCTACATCATTAATCCCTCTGATTATTCTTCCCGCGAAGCTTTTATCTCCGATCTGGAGCGGAGCGAATATGATATGTTTATCATCGATCTGTTTGATGATGACGGAATCCCTCTGACAGCTGTTGAAATCGAAAGACTGAAGCGCAAACCTCAAGGCGGCCGCAGACTGGTTATATCCTATATGAGCATAGGTGAAGCGGAAGACTACCGTTATTACTGGGACTCTTCCTGGGAGAGAAATCCTCCTTCCTGGCTGGAGCGGGAAAATCCTCACTGGAAGGGGAATTATAAAGTCCGGTACTGGTATCCCTTATGGAAAGCTATGATTTTCGGCAATGAAAACGCCTATCTGGATCTTATTCTGGACAGAGGCTTCGATGGCGTCTATCTGGACATAATCGACGCCTTCTGGTATTTCGAGAACTGATCCTGCAGGCTCTTTCAAGCCGTCTCCTTAACCGTTCTGCTTTTCTGAGAAAGATCGATTCCCTTCATGGCCACTGTAGATACAAGCACGACCGAAGCGGCGAGGATCCAGCTGAAACTGAATCCTTTCATATCCAGAATCTTTCCCATGATAACCGGTCCGGCGAAAAAACCGGCGCCCATAATCAGCGGCAGGACAGAACTCATCCGTCCTCTGTGCGAAGAGGGGGTGTGGTTCATGATAAAAGGCATGGTGCTGATCGCTTCCAGAATCTCCCCGGCTGTGAATATGAGAACTGATAGGAAAAATGCTGTTCTCGTTTCAAATAACCCCAGAAGGCCGAAACCGATCGTGAAAAGGACGCCTCCGTAAAATATCCGTCTGATATTGCTTTTTTTAGCGGTCAGCGAGGTTATAAGGGGTGTTCCGAACACGACAATAAGGGCATTGGCCGTTCCAAGCATGCCGAACAGTTTGGCTCCGTCACCGGGAAAGGCCGCCTCGGCATGGAGAGGCATGAGGAAGGGCCATTGGGAATAGACAAATTTATATCCGAATGCCGCCAGGGCAAAGAGAAGAAGCATGGGACGGGATACGAGGATAGAGAAAATCGACCGGTGTGATTCGCCGGCATCTTCATCTACCTTATCTGCTGTCTCTTTATTGCTTTCCGGATGGGTTTCCCTGACGAAAAACGCAATAAGTCCGATACCGGCCAGAGCGGTCAGGATATCAATAAGAAACATGACTTTCAGATAGTCGCGGAAGAGAAAACCGGCCAGCATCTGGGCAAAGGCGAAACCGAGATTAAATCCCAGATAATTGAGGGAATAGGCACCTTCCCTCTGTTCCGGAGTTGTCAGGTCGGCTGTCATGGCATCGTGTGAGGGACCGGCGACGCCAAAAAACATGGAAGCCGCCATAAGAGCGTAAACCATGGACATGCCCGGTTCGAGAAACAGGCAGAAAGTATAGGAAGCGACAGATAAAAGCTCGAAAATAATCAGAACCGGTTTGCGGCCCCATGAATCGGCCAGTTTTCCGCCGATCAGGCTTGCCGGCGCATAGAGAAGTTGAGTGAGAGCAATATAACAACCTGTCTGAGCACCGGAAAGGCCTATCTTGCTGCTGAGAAGAAGCGTCATAAACGGGAATATAAGAGCTCCCATGGCATTTATTGTTTTGGAGAGAAATATGATGTAGATCTCCCGGGGCATACCCCGGTATGGAGTAAATAAGTTCAATATTCTGTTCATATGGGAACATTACTCTCAAAAAGGGCCTCTCACAAGTTAGAGAATGCTTGAAACTGTTCTTTCCCGTATAGAACTTGAGCAATTTGATGAGGAAAGGATTATAATTAATGGAAAGATTGTGTTCCATGGAGGATTATTATGAAACTGAGAGTCCAGTTTATTTTTATCAGTGGAGTCCCCCTTCTTGGAATTGCCGTTATATTCCTTATCGGTCTGCTGGCCTTTAACAGAATCAATTCCGGTATGGATGAAATGATTTCCCTTCAGAACGACCGGGCTACGATGCTCAATGCGGATCGTGATGCCTACCAGGTTTATGTGACGGAACTGGAAGCCCAGACTTCCCGAACTCTGGATGAGCTTCGGGAACTCGATAGTTCAAATAAAGAAAACCTACAGCAGACGAAAGAGAGAATTTTAGTTCCTGCGGAGAATTTCACTGTAGATATGTCGGAACAGCTGGATCGGTTTAAAAGAGAGAACGCTGTCTGGGAGGAACAGAGCCGGAAGGGCTTTGATCTGTCTCTCAAGCTTTTTAATGATGAACAGGCTATCCGGGCGGCTTCTCTCGCCGCTGAAGAAGCTTTTGGTGAAATGCGCGACAGGATTGACCGGATCGGGGAAATAATCGATAACAGTTTAAAAGTCAATCTCAGCGATTCCCGGAGAAGGAGTCTGGAAAGCGCTCTTTCTCTTGTCCTGAACGGCGATCGCGATGCCTATCAGGCTTATGTGGCCCAGCTGAAAGTCCCCGCCGTACAAACCCCCGAAGAGTTGAAAGCTCTCGATGACAGCAATCTTGAAAATATGGAACAAACCGAGGAACGGGTCAGTGAAGCGGCGAGAATTGCCGGAGGGCAGGCGCTTGTTATTGATAAAGAGTTCAGGGAGTATTTTGAGCTTTGGAAAAGTGAAATGCGAAAAGTCGTGGAGCTGCAGGAGAAAGTTTTTTCGGGAATAGGGGAAAGAAATAATTATCTGACAGATAATGCTGTACGTTTTGATGAAATGCGCGACGCCATTGATCAGCTCGGGCAGATGCAGGATGTCCGATCGGAAAATCTCTCGACTCAGATGAGCCGGGAAATAGCTGTAACCAGAGTTCAGTATCTGATCATATTCATAATATCAGTGGCTATCGCCCTTGTTTCCTCGATTCTCATATCGTCCTCTCTTCTCAAAGCCATTTCCATGAATATTCATCTGGCTGAGGAAATCAGCCGTGGAAACCTGACTCTCTCCCTTCCCGCAACGAGAAAAGATGAGATGGGTGATTTAAATCACACTCTTGAAGTCATGAGATTGAAGCTGAAGGAAATCATAACAATTGTCAAAGATTCGTCCGTCTACGTGTCAAATGGCAGTCAGCAGTTATCCGACAGCGCTCAGGGCTTGTCGGCCGGGGCATCGGAACAGGCTTCTTCCACCGAAGAGGTTTCATCATCGATGGAACAGATGGGATCCAGTATCGATCAGAACAGCAGCATTGCCGGAGAAACAAGCGATATTTCCAGAAGCGTATCATCCAGGGCTGCTGAGAGCGGGGAAGCGGTTTTGCAAACGGTATCGGCCATGAAGGAAATCTCTGAAAAGATCGGGATCGTCAGCGAAATGGCTAATCAGACCAACCTGCTGGCACTCAATGCGGCAATAGAAGCAGCCAGGGCCGGTGAAGCCGGAAAAGGATTTGCCGTCGTGGCTTCGGAAGTTCGGAAGCTGGCGGAAAACAGCGGTAATTCGGCATCGGTTATAACCAATCTGGCAGAGAATTCACTGGGCATAGCTCAAAAAGCCGGCCAGATGATCCAGACTCTGGTTGAGGATATACAAAAAACCTCCCAGCTTATTCAGGAAATTAGCGCTTCGGGGATGGAACAGAGCCAGGGTATGATCCAGGTAAACGCAGCCATATCTCAACTTGACAAAGTTACCCAGGGCAATGCCGCAGCGGCTGAGGAAATAGCATCTACAGCTGAAGAGCTGGCCTCCCAGGCAGAACTGCTGAGCAAAGAGATAAGTTTCTTTGAAGTTTAATCGTCGTAGCGATCGAGGAAGGAGTAGTGCTCTTTCCCGTTCCGCCACCCTACAACGGCATCGAGATAGATGTTCTGGGCGGACATATAGATACTCTTTTCAACATCTTTGAAGCTTGCTCCGAGTGTTTTGATCAGTTCCTTCACTTCCCGGCGTTTGCTCGAAGTCTTTTTAGCCGCGACAGCGCATCCGCAGTCCATGGGAGACAGACCGCTTTCGCTGGCAAAGAGCTTGATATCATCCTCCCTGATTTCGCAGAGCGGCCGGATCAGTTCCATATTGTCGAAGTTTTTCGCCTTCAGCTTGGGCATCATGGTCTGGTATTTCCCCGAACAGAGAATATTCATCATTATGGTCTCTATCACATCATCGAAATGATGACCCAGAGCCACTTTGTTGCATCCCAGGCTTTCCGCGTAGGCATAGAGGGCTCCGCGCCTCATGCGGGCGCAGAGATAGCAGGGGTAATCGTTGGCAATTTCATCAACGACGTCGAACAGCTGCTTGTCGAATATTTTTACGGGAATCCCCAGGTAATCGCAGTGGTCTTCCAGTAGCTTCCGGTTTGAGGGATGAAATCCGGGATCCATGGAGATAAACTCCAGTTCGAAACTGTGGTCCGAGTGCTTCTTCAGTTCCTGAAACAGTTTGGCCAGGAGCAGACTGTCCTTTCCGCCGGAAATCGCCACGGCGACCTTATCGCCGGGATTCACCATTTTAAACTGCTTGAGGGCTTTGGTGAATTTCGACCATATGGGTTTCCTGTATA contains:
- a CDS encoding PilZ domain-containing protein, which translates into the protein MNRTIVLNWKDSDPAPDTLHKDREIYNAADQKEAYLYHIEHSDVDSYIINCSSLTIVDVKAIIRHIQYLNAIITIILYKADFGVFEPLLQGGTVFIASNMEEAASHLRATDKKVRSTNRIQWPLHGEYWESSPSDRKKERVMVTSISSGGCFLRSEKLEGLQAGDGISILFHFRNFDFLAEGSIVRINKGDGAASRGMAVSFKKVSPQTERYIQEIIDEKILSEIMDMIK
- a CDS encoding SpoIIE family protein phosphatase, translated to MKKSEQADFLKYIKIGIVIIDRETHLIQYVNEDAALMADSTPDEMTGNRCFGFICTADEGICPFEGNAEISPSVSSLVRSDGSALDIIKTIRPTSLRGVPCYVETFFELDDIRRFGDLINREQERLDRAMTIGRQGIWEYNRETKELYFDEHFYRMAGYGDGDFPADFDSWLTLVHEDDREGTAGELDAFVSGKTDSYNCSFMFRRKSGRYMWIRARGEKVTRIDGSGSSRLLCIHLDISQDKEREKRNLLRNSLQMRLLKPAPLQEKSELICKTVRLATSTDTAELWVKGYFLGSEASPEKPLSLHRAAFSGKTGEDSFGAISLSFIEKVMASENAGPLKADDEASLTGFQLKGSDGNAIGALVLSSPGDLDSEKTAYLESLASITSQVILNNHSEENLITALSDMERAVNLMNGREARILEIKEEVNQLLSQSGKSAKYDLDRKPDQSFTGQLTLREEKRIALSLAEDAEITRRQLVESNEQLLLIKAAVNSSSDGVAISTTSGMFYFINQTFTSLLGYSVGDLMITPEEKIFSRPEDYTSCLKTTLNGGSFLQESFLKTKGGKILPAFLRASAFNDKEGYPIGIIWNITDITLRKENEKKINSDLAAQKEMLRKALVLQQNYIQRSIPVIRNFNIQGLFMPCEKLGGDFFKILRGISEDKLIIVMGDCTDHGLKASLDASLLSSVTDHHIEQLFRSGRTDLFLKSISRSFMDMADEDQFPTMTVLLIDLTKGILRYSNANGELPYLIRDGRAVRLDPVQGMHISYFADPVYGMNEMELLSEDRLLIYSDAVVEMKDSRGRRNSRAIFESLLEKSRGNSSRYFYSLIRELEKLNGSYPLDDDTTLIQLEYRQPKRFNFSFHHIDEWDRHLTAMKKLMHNYDFGIDETEKTAIAITELAINAFVHGNRSDSSLQVMVRGAIDCGSIVVTLADRGEGFKREDIIDPVTNIQEIMDRDVEHEYTHGRGLKIADDFLSEIIRNKKGNEVTAIQEKKKRDIITIDKISF
- the thpR gene encoding RNA 2',3'-cyclic phosphodiesterase encodes the protein MDYRLFVAIDLPDAVRDELSVLCRHLERVRWTPQDQFHLTLRFIGRGDGALVRDLCEQLSSLEPDPFSLILAGTGYFPPRGMPNILWAGVQPSDQLKKLYRRVDEALFYCGVKREGRKFAPHITLGRLTGEPHDAVGEWLAGTASFRSSSFDVRSFHLYTSRLTSRGALHTKLASF
- a CDS encoding MFS transporter, with the translated sequence MTGKRDFQFSKFCAYGFLKNLRFFEAFLIVFLIERGISYTSIGVLYAVREISANLLEIPSGIAADVLGRRKTLAGSFLLYMASFLIFYLFRNPLLFAVAFIFYGAGEAFRSGTHKGMIADYLKGRGEQALMSAYYGRTRSWSQLGLALSSLAAGFFVFLSGGYDSIFLFSTVPYAINFVLILSYPVNLDNREENASKGKREKVKEVLSETIHSITDRKVFKLINLTALHTAYLKAVKDYIQPVLVALVLTLPLFKEYNTDQRSALLIGVVYFVIYFLTSIASASAGKINPGANLFIPVATLLGGLAAGAAGGLFLMAGYPLLTVFFFLIIHLTENLRKPLMTGYLSEQVNSSILTSVLSVQSQVKTVLTALIALIFGFAADRRGVGEALLFVSAGLILFSVLPLFPKLRKKSIAP
- a CDS encoding endo alpha-1,4 polygalactosaminidase, producing the protein MRQRRSSVPLRLPLLLFFAGILFTEGIAAQQIDYRGEMRSLVEEISRYGKERHPGFAVIPQNGQELLTSDGTAAGQFVSSYLDAIDGVGREDLYYGYRADNRKTPEYDTEYMLGYLTAARDRGLSVLAVDYCRSRSKMDDSIEKNRTNGFLVFAADRRELDRIPTYPSRPVDVNNREINELKDAANFLYIINPSDYSSREAFISDLERSEYDMFIIDLFDDDGIPLTAVEIERLKRKPQGGRRLVISYMSIGEAEDYRYYWDSSWERNPPSWLERENPHWKGNYKVRYWYPLWKAMIFGNENAYLDLILDRGFDGVYLDIIDAFWYFEN
- a CDS encoding MFS transporter codes for the protein MNRILNLFTPYRGMPREIYIIFLSKTINAMGALIFPFMTLLLSSKIGLSGAQTGCYIALTQLLYAPASLIGGKLADSWGRKPVLIIFELLSVASYTFCLFLEPGMSMVYALMAASMFFGVAGPSHDAMTADLTTPEQREGAYSLNYLGFNLGFAFAQMLAGFLFRDYLKVMFLIDILTALAGIGLIAFFVRETHPESNKETADKVDEDAGESHRSIFSILVSRPMLLLFALAAFGYKFVYSQWPFLMPLHAEAAFPGDGAKLFGMLGTANALIVVFGTPLITSLTAKKSNIRRIFYGGVLFTIGFGLLGLFETRTAFFLSVLIFTAGEILEAISTMPFIMNHTPSSHRGRMSSVLPLIMGAGFFAGPVIMGKILDMKGFSFSWILAASVVLVSTVAMKGIDLSQKSRTVKETA
- a CDS encoding HAMP domain-containing methyl-accepting chemotaxis protein, which encodes MKLRVQFIFISGVPLLGIAVIFLIGLLAFNRINSGMDEMISLQNDRATMLNADRDAYQVYVTELEAQTSRTLDELRELDSSNKENLQQTKERILVPAENFTVDMSEQLDRFKRENAVWEEQSRKGFDLSLKLFNDEQAIRAASLAAEEAFGEMRDRIDRIGEIIDNSLKVNLSDSRRRSLESALSLVLNGDRDAYQAYVAQLKVPAVQTPEELKALDDSNLENMEQTEERVSEAARIAGGQALVIDKEFREYFELWKSEMRKVVELQEKVFSGIGERNNYLTDNAVRFDEMRDAIDQLGQMQDVRSENLSTQMSREIAVTRVQYLIIFIISVAIALVSSILISSSLLKAISMNIHLAEEISRGNLTLSLPATRKDEMGDLNHTLEVMRLKLKEIITIVKDSSVYVSNGSQQLSDSAQGLSAGASEQASSTEEVSSSMEQMGSSIDQNSSIAGETSDISRSVSSRAAESGEAVLQTVSAMKEISEKIGIVSEMANQTNLLALNAAIEAARAGEAGKGFAVVASEVRKLAENSGNSASVITNLAENSLGIAQKAGQMIQTLVEDIQKTSQLIQEISASGMEQSQGMIQVNAAISQLDKVTQGNAAAAEEIASTAEELASQAELLSKEISFFEV
- a CDS encoding tRNA 2-thiocytidine biosynthesis TtcA family protein, which codes for MSGIAGSDCSVITPVGDRLPLEQIEKNIITIYRKPIWSKFTKALKQFKMVNPGDKVAVAISGGKDSLLLAKLFQELKKHSDHSFELEFISMDPGFHPSNRKLLEDHCDYLGIPVKIFDKQLFDVVDEIANDYPCYLCARMRRGALYAYAESLGCNKVALGHHFDDVIETIMMNILCSGKYQTMMPKLKAKNFDNMELIRPLCEIREDDIKLFASESGLSPMDCGCAVAAKKTSSKRREVKELIKTLGASFKDVEKSIYMSAQNIYLDAVVGWRNGKEHYSFLDRYDD